The DNA window CGGATTGTTCTTTGGATACATAATGAACGATCTCAGGCTGAGTAAAACAGAAGCTGACAGGTTGCGTCCAATTGAAACGAATAATATTTTGAGCAAGAAGAAGCTACTCCTAGTTCTTGATTTGGACGAGACATTGCTTCACAGTAGATTGTATCCCAAGGCTTCACCaccccaagaagaagaaatatacAATTTGGAGAATCAAAAAGATGTTGTTAAGGTGGAACTCGAAAATCGGTTAGTATTTACCAAGTTAAGACCCTATGTTCTCGAGTTTCTCGAAGAAGCGAATACCATGTTCGAGATGTATGTGTATACAAATGCTTCTCGAGAGTATGCACGAAAGATGATGGAATTGCTTGATCCCGAAAATCGATATTTTAACTCAAGAATGATATCCAGAGAGGATAGTACTGAAAGTGGACTAAAGAATCTTGATGTGGTGTTAGGGCAAGAAAGGGCAATAGTGATTCTTGACGACTTGGAATATGTTTGGCCAAAGCACAATGCCAACCTAATTGaggtaaaaaaatataaatactttGGTCAAAACCAGGTTAATAGAGAGATCGACGAAAATCCCGATTGGATGAGAAAATACTTGAAAATTCTCAAGAAAATCCACAGTAAATTTTTTGATTCGGCCAGTGTTGATAGTAGTAGTAGAGATGTTAGACAAGTGATGAGAATGATGAGGAGAACAATTCTGAAAGGGTGTAAAATAGTACTACATGCCAGTCTGCCGAATAAGCTTTTTCTTGCTCAGAAAGCGAAAAAAATGGGAGCAAAATGTGTGTGGAAACTAGATTCCTCAGTTACACATGTGGTAACAAATAAAGTCGGACAAAAAGAGATTCGATGGGCTAAACAGAAGGTTGAAAATAATTTGGTTAGTCCTCAATGGATCATAGCTTGTTATGCGGTTTGGGGTAAGTTCCCTGCTTATAGCAGGGGCGGATCCAGAGGCAAGGGTGCGCGGCCGTCTCCCTCCACCGGAAAAAGTACACCTAAAGTGCTTCCTAGGGTCTCCAACAGTGTGAAGATGGAGATAAAGAAAGAGCCATCATTTGAGGTTTTTGAAATATGAATCTATAGCAATTCATGTTGCTGCAGCTGCAGCTGCTATTTGGTGGTGAAGAATTGATGATGGAATAACTAGAAAATTGACGGCCGATGATGATGATATTACATTCAGATATATTTTACAGTTTACAAAAAGAGAAGGCTCATCCCCttgaaaaaaaacaagaaatataGTATTGAAGTGTCACGATCTGTTTTATTTTGTTAGTTTTACTCTCATGTTCTGTCTTTGTTTGGTCAAATAAACCATTTAATGCTTCTATGtactctacaaaatatgaaCATATTTCAGTAATTGTGTTATCTAATATATCCATGCTTAGTTTTTAGTTGACATGGCAcgatatagtatatatatatataccagatAGGGTAAATTATGTATACATGTACGTATAATACTATGTTCTATGAGCTTGTGAGTATATTTAGCGAAagtcaaaaaaatgaaaaaacaagctgacaattttaaaattgtaactTGACAACAATGTATGGTTATGAATATATAAGTccattttgctttaattttattttatacattaGAGGATATGCAAGTATtcatttatataacaaatcACATGAATTTGTGAATTAAactctaaaatgaaaaaacattttaaatttgtcATGACTTCGacatttcaaattttgaaaGCACCATCTACAGCTAAATTATGACCAGTGATGAATTCAGAATCTTGGCAAGCAAGAAATAATACAGCGTCGGCCACATGCTTCACTTTTAAAACACCTTTTAACGGATAATGTGATTCATAAGCCTTCTCTACTTCCTCCTGATTGCTCACTCCTAGCGCCTTGATCAACATCGGAGTCCCAATCGGGCCTGGAGAGACGCAGTTTACGCGTATCCCATACTCGCCCAGCTGCCTACTGGCACATCTCATCAACCCCAAAACTGCACATTTTGACATCACATAATCTGTATACATGTCCGCCACGGAACTAGCTGCAATGCTTGCCGTACAAATGATACTACCGCTTATGCCTCCCTCCACCATCGCTCGTGCTGCATGCTTTACACTCGCAGTTACTCCGCTGACGTTGATGGAAAAGAGCTTCTCGTAGGCAGCCATGTCCAAGTTGAGAATATTATGCATGCTGGAACTGAAAATGCCTGCGTTGCAGAACATGACATCGAGTCGGCCGTATAAATTTACAGCTGATTCAACCAGAGACTTGATTTGATTCTCGTCGGTTACATCGCAGTGGATGTAGGTTGACCGATCGGTGCCAATGGATTCAGCAAGTTGTTGACCCTTTTCATCGTGGACATCGGCAATTACTACTGCGCGTGCGCCGTGCTCTGCGAAGAGTATGGCGGTAGCCTCACCGATGCCGCCAGCACCACCGGTGATGATGGTTACCTTGTCTTGTAGCTTATTATTGACTCTTGTAAATGGTGCGGTGGTGGCCATATTAGCAGAAAAAGTAGCAGAGAGCTGAGGTGAGGCAGATTACTTAAAGGGAACTGATCCATTATATATGGCTGCATTTACGTGGGTAATTTTTGACTTGATCTATCCACACTTGACAAAATGTCTTCGTGTGGCAATTTCGGCACATACAAATTTAAACGggtctaaattaaatttatataaatttggatcataaaataatcaaacagtttaaaacacaaaaaaaaaaatattttaaccaaTCTAATCcttgaaatatatatttaaaacgttttatttagGATATAAATTCATCTAGAAGCTCTTGTACTATAcggtttttaattatttggtcCTTATACATTAATTTTGCTtgttcaaatttattattttttctcatttgggtccttttttttatattctgtTAGGAGCGTGAAATCACACTCGGCTAACTAACAGAAAGAGGTAAAATATATTTACACGTAGGAAATAATTGATGACATGGTTAAAATGATAAACTTGTTATATAAATggataaatttgttttatatgaCCTCAATGTATAgccatataattatttaaaaatttatttttgtattttaatagtattagatattaaatttaattaatatatatatatataattatcttttaatttattatttaataaatttaatacattATAACAATATGATCCATAGAAATTGTGATTCTTAAATGGGATTATATAAACCCAGGAATTCTAgtagatattttttttagtagAAGTATTCtactatatctatactatatataaaagcacggatgggggggacaggcaaatttaccgaataaccctttttaatctatattaaataacggttttatagtcattaacaaattagttatttaattgattactaaaaaattattataattagagttttagttaaaataaaattgtatcatgATAGAGGAATATTAATTGAGTatagaaaaaatagctaattttttccaaattaataggaatatcaATCTTTTAGTTTGACTACACTAGCAACGCAATTAATATTATCCAAATCTTTGTTAATTATgtgtaaatttacaaaaaaaaattaatttgatttttttaattttattttaaaataataatatatgaattggcgagtcacgttacgagccacgtgtgtaGCACGCAAAGCGAGACTAGTATATTTAAAGTGTATAATTCACTTATATAAGACTTGTACAAATGTGAACTGTTATAAACCGGATTTTGATAAAGGATGACGCTATCGTCAGAGCACCAATGGACAATAACAtaagaataattattattttgagaaaattatcTT is part of the Mercurialis annua linkage group LG3, ddMerAnnu1.2, whole genome shotgun sequence genome and encodes:
- the LOC126675094 gene encoding (-)-isopiperitenol/(-)-carveol dehydrogenase, mitochondrial-like, coding for MATTAPFTRVNNKLQDKVTIITGGAGGIGEATAILFAEHGARAVVIADVHDEKGQQLAESIGTDRSTYIHCDVTDENQIKSLVESAVNLYGRLDVMFCNAGIFSSSMHNILNLDMAAYEKLFSINVSGVTASVKHAARAMVEGGISGSIICTASIAASSVADMYTDYVMSKCAVLGLMRCASRQLGEYGIRVNCVSPGPIGTPMLIKALGVSNQEEVEKAYESHYPLKGVLKVKHVADAVLFLACQDSEFITGHNLAVDGAFKI
- the LOC126672889 gene encoding RNA polymerase II C-terminal domain phosphatase-like 4 translates to MTSSDLTSVATIPTTESLSLPITSLSHIELQNKQLRLHIELHELKRNDMTITQYLLEAKSLADQLAAAGRTISPAEFNAIMYRNICSEFHPIFSALNGRHTPLTFHELQGQLTDPLANVDVRSQSSPPIDYFCSHPAILKGMCTICGQGLLDGHGLFFGYIMNDLRLSKTEADRLRPIETNNILSKKKLLLVLDLDETLLHSRLYPKASPPQEEEIYNLENQKDVVKVELENRLVFTKLRPYVLEFLEEANTMFEMYVYTNASREYARKMMELLDPENRYFNSRMISREDSTESGLKNLDVVLGQERAIVILDDLEYVWPKHNANLIEVKKYKYFGQNQVNREIDENPDWMRKYLKILKKIHSKFFDSASVDSSSRDVRQVMRMMRRTILKGCKIVLHASLPNKLFLAQKAKKMGAKCVWKLDSSVTHVVTNKVGQKEIRWAKQKVENNLVSPQWIIACYAVWGKFPAYSRGGSRGKGARPSPSTGKSTPKVLPRVSNSVKMEIKKEPSFEVFEI